The following proteins come from a genomic window of Sphaerisporangium rubeum:
- a CDS encoding RNA-guided endonuclease InsQ/TnpB family protein codes for MSRYRLQPSPAQEAALLEHCGHARFVWNLAVEQHAHWKPGRKSAPGFAEQCRQLTQARQANPWLAAGSVMVQQQALKDFHQALANFFGKTHKRPTWRKRGQGEGFRIVAVRSGDVRRLSRNVGEVKIPKVGWVRFRWSRPVPEDAKSFRVTCDPAGRWHVAFAVIPDPVPAPGTGQVVGVDRGVAVSAALSTGELLNTPALRDTEKTRLLRLQRKLARARRGSNRRGRVKLAIAKLKAREGDRRREWVEQTSTSLARRFDVIAVEDLKVKNLTRSAKGTVETPGKNVRQKAGLNRGILAAGWGRLVERLEHKAPGRLMKVNPAYTSQRCSACGIVDAKSRESQAVFACRSCGYAANADVNAARNIRHAAGHAVSARGGPALAEPVNREPQRNLLLVR; via the coding sequence ATGTCCCGCTACCGCCTTCAGCCGTCGCCCGCCCAAGAGGCAGCGTTGCTGGAGCATTGCGGGCATGCCCGGTTCGTGTGGAACCTCGCCGTTGAGCAGCACGCGCACTGGAAACCGGGCCGGAAAAGCGCGCCGGGGTTCGCCGAGCAGTGCCGCCAGCTCACCCAGGCGCGCCAGGCGAACCCATGGCTCGCGGCCGGATCGGTGATGGTCCAGCAGCAGGCGCTCAAGGACTTCCACCAGGCCTTGGCCAATTTCTTCGGCAAGACCCACAAGCGCCCGACATGGCGAAAGCGCGGCCAGGGCGAGGGGTTCCGGATCGTCGCGGTCAGATCCGGTGACGTGCGCCGGCTGTCCCGTAACGTCGGCGAGGTGAAGATCCCCAAGGTGGGATGGGTTCGCTTCCGGTGGTCGCGGCCCGTCCCCGAGGACGCGAAGTCGTTCCGGGTGACCTGCGACCCCGCGGGCCGCTGGCATGTTGCCTTCGCGGTGATCCCCGATCCGGTCCCCGCGCCGGGCACCGGCCAGGTCGTCGGCGTGGACCGTGGCGTCGCGGTCAGCGCCGCCTTGTCCACCGGGGAACTCCTCAACACGCCGGCGCTGCGGGACACCGAGAAGACGCGGCTGCTTCGACTCCAGCGGAAGCTGGCACGGGCCAGACGTGGATCGAACCGGCGTGGCCGGGTGAAACTGGCCATCGCCAAGCTCAAGGCACGCGAAGGCGACCGGCGCCGGGAATGGGTGGAGCAGACCAGCACCAGCCTGGCCCGCCGGTTCGACGTCATCGCTGTTGAAGACCTCAAGGTCAAGAACCTGACCCGGTCGGCGAAGGGCACCGTCGAAACTCCAGGCAAGAACGTCCGGCAGAAGGCCGGACTCAACCGGGGCATTCTCGCCGCCGGATGGGGCCGGCTTGTTGAACGGCTGGAGCACAAGGCTCCCGGCCGCCTGATGAAGGTCAACCCCGCGTACACGAGCCAGCGGTGCTCGGCGTGCGGAATCGTCGATGCCAAGTCGCGCGAGAGTCAAGCCGTCTTCGCCTGCCGATCCTGCGGATACGCCGCCAACGCCGATGTCAACGCGGCCAGGAACATCCGGCACGCCGCAGGGCATGCGGTGTCTGCGCGGGGAGGCCCAGCGTTGGCTGAGCCTGTGAACCGCGAACCTCAACGCAACCTCCTCCTCGTGAGGTAG
- a CDS encoding carbohydrate ABC transporter permease: MRFRPAARPAAFARARFVIGFLALPLLLYGVYVISPYAQAFSIALTDWRGVSAEPRFVGLDNFRRLSGDGVFWTAVRHNALLLVLLPVLTVVVALFFAFLLNDGGPGSGGVRGARFYRVVFFFPQVLAVAIVAVLFQQVFRPDAAGMLNAPLMALGLEPVGFLADPGVALWSILGVLVWQAVGFYVVLFSAGMASVPRELYEAARIDGAGRRQVFFRVTLPLLRDTVQVGWIYLGIAALDVFAIVWVMTAEHGGPDHSTTVMAAEIYRNAFQYFKFGYASAIGVVLFFFTVGFAALALRLSRRERIEY, encoded by the coding sequence ATGCGGTTCCGGCCGGCGGCGAGGCCCGCCGCGTTCGCCAGAGCGCGGTTCGTCATCGGTTTCCTCGCGCTGCCGCTGCTGCTGTACGGCGTGTACGTGATCTCGCCGTACGCGCAGGCGTTCTCGATCGCGCTGACCGACTGGCGGGGGGTGAGCGCCGAGCCGAGGTTCGTGGGGCTGGACAACTTCCGGCGGCTGTCCGGCGACGGGGTGTTCTGGACGGCGGTGCGGCACAACGCGCTGCTGCTGGTCCTGCTGCCGGTGCTCACCGTCGTGGTGGCCTTGTTCTTCGCGTTCCTGCTGAACGACGGCGGCCCCGGGTCCGGCGGCGTGCGGGGAGCACGGTTCTACCGGGTGGTGTTCTTCTTCCCGCAGGTGCTGGCGGTCGCGATCGTGGCGGTGCTGTTCCAGCAGGTGTTCCGGCCGGACGCCGCCGGCATGCTGAACGCGCCGCTGATGGCGCTCGGCCTGGAACCGGTGGGGTTCCTGGCCGACCCGGGGGTGGCGCTGTGGTCGATCCTCGGGGTGCTGGTGTGGCAGGCCGTCGGGTTCTACGTGGTGCTGTTCTCGGCCGGCATGGCGTCGGTGCCGCGTGAGCTGTACGAGGCGGCGCGGATCGACGGCGCGGGACGGCGGCAGGTGTTCTTCCGGGTGACGCTGCCGCTGCTGCGGGACACCGTTCAAGTCGGCTGGATCTATCTCGGCATCGCCGCGCTGGACGTGTTCGCGATCGTATGGGTGATGACGGCCGAGCACGGGGGCCCCGACCATTCCACGACGGTGATGGCGGCCGAGATCTACCGCAACGCGTTCCAGTACTTCAAGTTCGGTTACGCCTCGGCGATAGGGGTGGTGCTGTTCTTCTTCACCGTCGGTTTCGCGGCGCTGGCCCTGCGGCTGTCGCGGCGCGAGCGGATCGAGTACTGA